In Portunus trituberculatus isolate SZX2019 chromosome 28, ASM1759143v1, whole genome shotgun sequence, one genomic interval encodes:
- the LOC123510311 gene encoding oxysterol-binding protein-related protein 8-like isoform X5, protein MEFPKSPERDTIVPERPAARKSSLAVLLPRLPGHHGSSDSLNHSPQSSPGYDGTSEASTIRLPDTPHQRSLPLSRKESYKDQRKKYRREKKRVARELLSTLKDPAVVVLADWLKIRGSLKGWTKLWCVLKPGMLLLYKSAKVKSSHWVGTVLLNTCELIERPSKKDGFCFKLFHPLEQSIWATKGPEGETMGAVVQPLPSSHLIFRAPSQAAGKCWMDALELAVRCSSILIRSMTSSSKSDNNTLTSSTLTANKWNESDYEKHFKDQDISDDSSQGGLSPENSPLITPQSSWRECVIQLTGVSSLEGTPTHRPLAHLGIQRDPSPTPYYRRLAAAIHMADQELKGEVPSRRQSLTPDDASITDCSHTNTPDLKGNRKKNFFKLSPRIILKTPKKAKNDLDDASHTDDNEYHRESGHFSGAEPLSGSESESEDGSHKGDERHEEEEEEEEEEEYVDDLTPIETAYVSNKEGEMGETCIALCQAGEQVEELEEENKSLIWFLLKQVRPGMDLSKVVLPTFILEPRSFLDKLSDYYYHADLLSKAVQEDDPYTRMKEVVRWYLSGFYKKPKGLKKPYNPILGETFRCYWRHPNGSRTFYVAEQVSHHPPVSALYVTNRQEGFSVSATVLAKSKFYGNSTSAILDGNVQLSLLPRGEDYIMNMPYAHCKGILMGTLTMELGGKVTVECEKTGYKTELEFKLRPFLSGYDSNNMVSGKLKLGKDTLATLEGHWDGKITLTDKRTGEEELLWHATQEVKSQRLQRFTVTMEQQGAFESERLWQLVSAAIKSDDQTAATEEKTILEEAQRSAANERKVKCEEWVPTYFAQDLVRGVYVYKHSDLRPWDPRTDLFQYEHNYVIATKTRHKAPMIRTASIVSVDPKCDVNVVRVAGVEGVPRLRGVFERPDAEETSSGDHDDLQDVTDHTVGNSSVGSAPSRPSRQTINVTPSLLDTLNKVSVSQDLLVVEVKSMKQELEALTLRISSMATRQQKQHLERLDSGLFSMQSLSSILVALVMYSFIKWLTERFWL, encoded by the exons GCTACGATGGCACTTCTGAGGCCTCCACCATCCGCCTCCCTGACACTCCACACCAGAGG AGCCTCCCACTTTCCCGCAAGGAGTCGTACAAGGACCAGCGGAAGAAGTACCGtcgggagaagaagagagtggCGCGAGAGTTGCTCAGCACACTCAAAGACcctgcggtggtggtgctggctgactggctgaagATCCGGGGCTCCCTCAAGGGCTGGACCAAGCTGTGGTGCGTTCTCAAGCCAGGCATGCTGCTGTTATATAAGAGTGCCAAAGTGAAG AGCAGTCACTGGGTGGGCACTGTCCTGCTCAACACCTGTGAGCTGATAGAGCGCCCCTCCAAGAAGGATGGCTTCTGCTTCAAGCTCTTTCACCCACTAGAGCAGTCCATCTGGGCCACCAAAGGGCCAGAGGGGGAGACCATGG GGGCCGTGGTGcagcctcttccctcctctcacctcatcTTCCGCGCCCCGTCCCAGGCCGCTGGCAAGTGCTGGATGGACGCCCTGGAGCTGGCTGTGCGTTGCTCCTCTATCCTTATCCGCTCCATGACCTCATCCAGCAAGTCAGACAACAACACTCTCACCTCATCCACTCTCACTGCTAACAAGTGGAATGAGTCTGATTATGAGAAGCATTTTAAGGATCAGG ACATATCAGATGACTCCAGCCAAGGTGGGCTCAGCCCTGAGAATAGTCCGCTGATCACGCCCCAGTCCTCGTGGAGGGAGTGTGTCATCCAACTGACAGGGGTGTCCAGCCTGGAGGGCACCCCCACACACAGACCCTTGGCCCACCTGGGGATTCAGCGCGACCCCTCGCCCACTCCATACTACCGCAGGCTGGCAGCAGCAATACACATGGCTGACCAGGAGCTGAAGGGTGAGGTACCAAGCAGAAGACAGTCCCTCACCCCTGATGATGCAAGCATCACTGACTGCTCCCACACTAACACTCCTGACCTCAAGGGTAACAGAAAGAAGAACTTTTTCAAGCTCAGCCCCAGGATTATTCTAAAGACTCCAAAGAAAGCTAAGAATG ATCTGGATGACGCCAGCCACACAGACGACAATGAGTACCACAGGGAGTCAGGCCATTTCTCTGGTGCTGAGCCCTTGTCGGGGTCTGAATCAGAATCCGAGGATGGCTCCCACAAGGGCGATGAgagacatgaggaggaggaggaggaggaggaggaggaggagtacgtaGATGACCTTACGCCGATAGAGACTGCATACGTGTCCAATAAGgagggggagatgggagag ACATGTATTGCGCTGTGTCAGGCTggagagcaggtggaggagctggaggaagagaacaaatcCCTGATCTGGTTCCTCCTGAAGCAAGTTCGGCCAGGGATGGATCTGTCCAAGGTGGTGCTCCCAACCTTCATCCTGGAGCCTCGATCCTTCCTCGACAAACTCtcagactactactaccatgctGATCTGCTGTCCAA GGCGGTGCAGGAGGACGACCCCTACACCAggatgaaggaggtggtgaggtggtacCTCTCAGGGTTCTATAAGAAGCCAAAAGGACTCAAGAAGCCGTACAACCCAATCCTCGGTGAAACCTTCAGGTGCTACTGGCGACACCCCAATGGCTCCCGCACCTTCTATGTGGCTGAGCAG GTGTCTCACCATCCGCCGGTGTCAGCTCTTTATGTAACAAACAGGCAAGAAGGGTTCTCTGTCAGTGCAACAGTTTTGGCAAAATCCAAGTTTTATG GTAACTCAACATCAGCAATACTAGATGGCAATGTACAGTTGTCCCTCCTGCCCCGAGGGGAGGATTACATCATGAACATGCCCTACGCCCACTGCAAAGGCATCCTGATGGGCACCCTCACCATGGAGTTGGGGGGCAAGGTGACCGTGGAGTGTGAGAAGACGGGGTACAAGACAGAGCTAGAGTTCAAATTGAGG cctttcttGAGTGGCTATGACTCAAACAACATGGTGAGTGGAAAGCTGAAGCTGGGCAAGGACACTCTGGCCACCTTGGAGGGCCATTGGGATGGCAAGATCACTCTCACTGACAAGAGAACCGGG gaggaggaactaCTCTGGCATGCCACTCAGGAGGTCAAGTCTCAACGGCTGCAGCGGTTCACGGTCACCATGGAGCAGCAGGGAGCCTTTGAGTCTGAGAGGCTGTGGCAGCTCGTCTCAGCAGCTATCAAGTCAGACGACCAG ACAGCAGCAACGGAGGAGAAGACCATCCTGGAGGAGGCTCAGCGCAGTGCTGCCAATGAGCGGAAGGTCAAATGTGAGGAGTGGGTCCCTACATATTTTGCCCAG GACCTGGTACGGGGCGTGTATGTGTACAAACACTCTGACCTGCGGCCTTGGGATCCCCGGACGGACCTCTTCCAGTATGAACACAACTATGTCATTGCTACCAAGACCAGACACAAGGCACCCATGATCAGGACAGCTTCTATCGTCAGTGTTGATCCCAAGTGTGATGTCAAT GTTGTGCGTGTGGCGGGGGTGGAGGGAGTGCCAAGGCTGCGAGGAGTGTTTGAGCGTCCCGATGCAGAGGAGACTAGCTCAGGGGACCACGATGACCTGCAAGATGTGACAGACCACACAGTGGGCAACAGCAGTGTGGGCAGTGCGCCATCCCGGCCAAGCAGGCAGACCATCAATGTCACTCCCAG CCTGTTGGACACCCTTAACAAGGTGTCTGTGAGCCAGGacctgctggtggtggaggtgaagagcATGAAACAGGAGCTGGAGGCCCTCACACTGCGGATCTCCTCCATGGCCACCaggcagcagaagcagcacctGGAGCGGCTGGACAGTGGCCTTTTCTCCATGCAGTCGTTGTCCTCCATCTTGGTGGCTCTGGTCATGTACAGCTTCATCAAGTGGCTAACCGAGCGCTTCTGGTTGTAG